A region of Flavobacterium indicum GPTSA100-9 = DSM 17447 DNA encodes the following proteins:
- a CDS encoding SOS response-associated peptidase, which yields MCFHSKQSKSAQELKHRFKANFKDEKGFTPSVYNGFQFPKTPIITNKQPNEIQLFSWGLLPFWAKDDTIKKNTLNARIETIHEKPSFRNIVNNRCLILADAFYEWKWLDDKRKQKYELTLPENELFAFAGLWSEWIDKSTGEIINTYTILTTEANELMSKIHNTKKRMPIILSADKEQNWLNGQELIMQNDRLKAIEI from the coding sequence ATGTGTTTCCACTCCAAACAATCTAAATCGGCACAAGAATTAAAACATCGTTTTAAAGCCAATTTCAAAGATGAAAAAGGGTTTACACCATCTGTTTATAACGGATTTCAATTTCCAAAAACACCTATAATTACAAACAAGCAGCCAAATGAAATTCAACTGTTCAGTTGGGGTTTACTACCATTTTGGGCAAAAGACGATACGATAAAGAAAAACACTTTAAACGCCAGAATAGAAACCATACACGAAAAACCAAGTTTTAGAAATATAGTAAATAATCGTTGTTTAATACTGGCGGATGCTTTTTACGAATGGAAATGGTTAGACGATAAAAGAAAACAAAAATATGAATTAACATTACCAGAAAATGAACTTTTTGCATTTGCAGGGCTATGGAGCGAATGGATTGACAAATCCACTGGGGAAATTATCAATACCTATACTATTTTAACCACTGAAGCAAACGAACTAATGAGCAAAATACACAATACAAAAAAACGTATGCCTATTATTCTTTCTGCAGACAAGGAGCAAAATTGGCTAAACGGACAAGAATTGATCATGCAAAATGACAGATTAAAAGCGATAGAAATATAA